One window of Eublepharis macularius isolate TG4126 chromosome 17, MPM_Emac_v1.0, whole genome shotgun sequence genomic DNA carries:
- the TMEM269 gene encoding transmembrane protein 269 isoform X1 has product MWMVLPPSGIFQYLKKLFLTEQAGRAQVADFLRKNAANSISMANLVMGLSSVLCSLNGLHHCACWLVLVGFLLDLADGAVARQLNACSALGAKLDDFADFTTFGLATSLLLQAHGILDGLLAIVYVLAVFTRLCFFSSGVPFMYRGLPCPYGSSVLASTYLLTGGNLVVMRVVAMVMILFMVDQGFYPHDKVLESQAWKKVVYVGGAAVVFFSAFPTASLYYLLWSISYIFFPTVLWSHKA; this is encoded by the exons ATGTGGATGGTGTTGCCCCCTTCCG GTATATTTCAGTACCTCAAGAAGCTATTCCTGACCGAGCAAGCTGGCCGGGCTCAGGTGGCGGACTTCCTGCGCAAGAATGCGGCCAACTCCATCTCCATGGCGAACCTCGTCATGGGCCTGTCCTCGGTCCTCTGCAGCCTCAACGG GCTGCACCATTGCGCATGCTGGCTGGTCCTGGTTGGATTCCTGCTGGACTTGGCGGACGGCGCAGTTGCCAGGCAGCTGAATGCTTGCTCAGCCTTGG GAGCTAAGCTGGATGACTTCGCCGACTTCACCACCTTCGGACTGGCCACCTCGCTGCTCTTGCAGGCCCACGGGATCCTGGACGGGCTGCTCGCCATCGTGTACGTGCTGGCGGTGTTCACGCGCCTCTGCTTCTTCTCCAGCG GGGTGCCCTTCATGTACCGGGGACTGCCCTGCCCTTACGGCTCCTCAGTGCTGGCGTCCACCTACCTCTTGACTGGGGGCAACCTCGTGGTGATGCGCGTCGTTGCCATGGTGATGATCCTCTTCATGGTCGATCAGGGCTTCTACCCGCATGACAAGGTGCTGGAGTCTCAGGCCTGGAAGAAGGTCGTGTACGTGGGAG GGGCCGCGGTGGTGTTCTTCTCTGCCTTCCCCACAGCTTCACTCTACTACCTTCTTTGGTCCATTTCGTACATCTTCTTCCCCACTGTCTTGTGGAGCCACAAAGCGTGA
- the TMEM269 gene encoding transmembrane protein 269 isoform X2: MANLVMGLSSVLCSLNGLHHCACWLVLVGFLLDLADGAVARQLNACSALGAKLDDFADFTTFGLATSLLLQAHGILDGLLAIVYVLAVFTRLCFFSSGVPFMYRGLPCPYGSSVLASTYLLTGGNLVVMRVVAMVMILFMVDQGFYPHDKVLESQAWKKVVYVGGAAVVFFSAFPTASLYYLLWSISYIFFPTVLWSHKA, translated from the exons ATGGCGAACCTCGTCATGGGCCTGTCCTCGGTCCTCTGCAGCCTCAACGG GCTGCACCATTGCGCATGCTGGCTGGTCCTGGTTGGATTCCTGCTGGACTTGGCGGACGGCGCAGTTGCCAGGCAGCTGAATGCTTGCTCAGCCTTGG GAGCTAAGCTGGATGACTTCGCCGACTTCACCACCTTCGGACTGGCCACCTCGCTGCTCTTGCAGGCCCACGGGATCCTGGACGGGCTGCTCGCCATCGTGTACGTGCTGGCGGTGTTCACGCGCCTCTGCTTCTTCTCCAGCG GGGTGCCCTTCATGTACCGGGGACTGCCCTGCCCTTACGGCTCCTCAGTGCTGGCGTCCACCTACCTCTTGACTGGGGGCAACCTCGTGGTGATGCGCGTCGTTGCCATGGTGATGATCCTCTTCATGGTCGATCAGGGCTTCTACCCGCATGACAAGGTGCTGGAGTCTCAGGCCTGGAAGAAGGTCGTGTACGTGGGAG GGGCCGCGGTGGTGTTCTTCTCTGCCTTCCCCACAGCTTCACTCTACTACCTTCTTTGGTCCATTTCGTACATCTTCTTCCCCACTGTCTTGTGGAGCCACAAAGCGTGA